CCTACTCCCATCACGCGCACCAGGAGCTGGTCAAGGGTATCACGACCGACCTGTCGGGGAAGACCCTCGCGCTGATCGAAATCTCGCACTGGTACGAGAACGTCTTTTTACTCGGGTTTGTCTTTTTATTTTTCGGGTTCAATATCTGGATCGGGCTGGGAGTTACCCTCGCGGTGTACTTCCTCGAGATACTGATCGATAACACGTTCGCGCGCGAGAAGTGGGAATTTGTCCTGCGTACCTCGTGGATAGCGGCGTTCGTGCTCGGCGGCGGAAACCTGATCCTGCTTTATATATTTATGTAGGAGAACGCGATGTCGTTCTTGAAAAATTCTCCGTGGATACTTCATTATAACGGGTCGAGCTGTAACGGCTGTGATATCGAGCTTCTGGCGTGCCTTACGCCGATGTACGATGTCGAGCGCTTCGGCGTCGTCAATACGGGAAATCCCAAGCACGCCGATATCCTGCTCGTCACCGGGTCGGTCAACCACCAGGGCGTGGACATCCTGAAGAACCTGTACGCGCAGATGCCCGAACCGAAGGTGGTCGCCGCGCTCGGGGTGTGCGCCACATCGGGCGGTATCTTCGCCCCGTGCTATAACGTCAAGGGCGGCGCGGATAAGGTAATCCCTGTCGACGTGTATGTCCCGGGGTGCGCGGTACGCCCCGAGGCGATTATCGACGGGGTAATCAAGGCGATCGGGGTACTGGAAGAAAAACGGGCGAAGATGCTCGAAGCGAAAAAAGAGGAAGCGCTATGAACGCTAAAATAGAAGTCCGTGAGATCAGGCTTTCGCTGTTAATCGAAGAGACGCTGATCATGAAGGACGCGGGATACCGTCTCGTGCAGATCGGGTGCACCAGCCTCGCGGCGGGTTCGGTCGAGCATGCCAACACGCTCGAACTATTTTACTCGTATGACAAGAATTACGACCTCGTGAACCTCAAGGTGCTGATCGGTAAGAACGCGGAAATCCCCAGCATATCCGGGATTTACCCGGCGGCCTACCTCTACGAGAACGAGATCCACGACTTGTTCGGGGTGTTTATCAAGGGTATGTCGCTCGACTTCAAGGGCAACCTGTACAAGACCGCGATACCCTGCCCGCTCAATCCCGACTTCCAGCAGAAGATGCGGTATATTATCGCCGGTTTCGAACGCGAATAACCAGAGGACGTTATGATAAAACAGACCATCATCCCATTCGGCCCGCAGCATCCGGTTCTCCCTGAACCGCTCCAGCTCGACCTTGTCCTCGAGGACGAGAAGGTCGTGCAGGCTATCCCGTCGATAGGCTATGTCCATCGCGGCCTCGAGACATTGGTCACCAGGCAGGAGTACCAGGAGTTCGTGTATGTCGCGGAACGCATCTGCGGGATATGCAGTTTCATCCACGGGATGGGGTACTGTCAGGCGGTCGAGGAGATTATGAAGGTGGAGGTTCCCGCGCGCGGGGTATTCCTTCGCACCATCTGGGCGGAACTTTCCCGTATCCATAGCCACCTGCTCTGGCTCGGCCTCGCGGCGGACGCATTCGGCTTCGAGAACCTGTTCATGCAGGCGTGGCGTATCCGTGAGACAGTCCTCGATATATTCGAGGAGACCACCGGCGGGCGCGTGATATTCAGCGTCTGCAAGGTCGGCGGCGCGCGGAAGGATATCCAGCCGGATACGCTCGTCCGTATCGGGCAGACCCTCGAAAAGATGAAGAAAGACGTGAAATCGATAGAAAAGGTGTTCCT
Above is a genomic segment from Brevinematales bacterium containing:
- a CDS encoding NADH-quinone oxidoreductase subunit C; the encoded protein is MNAKIEVREIRLSLLIEETLIMKDAGYRLVQIGCTSLAAGSVEHANTLELFYSYDKNYDLVNLKVLIGKNAEIPSISGIYPAAYLYENEIHDLFGVFIKGMSLDFKGNLYKTAIPCPLNPDFQQKMRYIIAGFERE
- a CDS encoding NADH-quinone oxidoreductase subunit D codes for the protein MIKQTIIPFGPQHPVLPEPLQLDLVLEDEKVVQAIPSIGYVHRGLETLVTRQEYQEFVYVAERICGICSFIHGMGYCQAVEEIMKVEVPARGVFLRTIWAELSRIHSHLLWLGLAADAFGFENLFMQAWRIRETVLDIFEETTGGRVIFSVCKVGGARKDIQPDTLVRIGQTLEKMKKDVKSIEKVFLKDNSVRHRLAGIGILSAEDAQSLGAVGPVVRASGIKVDTRMLGYAAYPEAEFEIITGTAGDCYARCAVRIGEIYQSIDIIRQLIPKTPEGPVDVKVTGAPQGESYMRLEQPRGEVLYYIKANGTRLLDRFRVRTPTFANIPPLVKMLEGCDIADVPNIILTIDPCISCTER
- the nuoB gene encoding NADH-quinone oxidoreductase subunit NuoB, with translation MSFLKNSPWILHYNGSSCNGCDIELLACLTPMYDVERFGVVNTGNPKHADILLVTGSVNHQGVDILKNLYAQMPEPKVVAALGVCATSGGIFAPCYNVKGGADKVIPVDVYVPGCAVRPEAIIDGVIKAIGVLEEKRAKMLEAKKEEAL